A window of the Lactuca sativa cultivar Salinas chromosome 5, Lsat_Salinas_v11, whole genome shotgun sequence genome harbors these coding sequences:
- the LOC111912483 gene encoding uncharacterized protein LOC111912483 translates to MEKELKRSVKYAVTTLDIWLDLQERFERENVPRAYELRRTITTIKQDNMTISSYYMKLRAVWDDVQSINPLPSCTYQGCSCNITKEILKAREKERLYDFLMGLNEEYASLRTQILSTDSLPILNSAYHLLNQYEHQRKIGGS, encoded by the coding sequence ATGGAGAAGGAACTCAAACGTAGTGTTAAGTATGCTGTCACAACTCTTGACATATGGCTCGACCTTCAAGAAAGATTTGAAAGGGAGAATGTTCCAAGAGCATATGAACTAAGAAGAACGATCACAACCATCAAACAAGACAACATGACAATTTCATCGTATTACATGAAATTAAGAGCCGTTTGGGATGATGTGCAGTCAATTAATCCCTTACCATCATGTACCTACCAAGGCTGTTCTTGCAATATCACAAAGGAGATCTTGAAGGCACGAGAAAAGGAGCGTTTGTATGACTTCTTGATGGGCCTCAATGAAGAATACGCATCCTTGAGAACTCAAATCCTAAGTACCGATTCATTGCCCATATTAAACAGTGCATATCATCTGCTTAATCAATATGAGCATCAAAGGAAGATTGGTGGATCTTAA
- the LOC111912451 gene encoding purple acid phosphatase 2, which yields MGVYAYFLVLLLTIYHGAFSNGGITSSFVRKEAKSIDMPFHSDVFSHPPGYNAPQQVHITQGDHVGRAVIVSWVTQDEPGSSTVVYWSQNNKKFKSTGRITTYKYYNYTSGFIHHCKIKNLEFNTKYYYEVGSGGTTRRFWFTTPPPVGPDVPYTFGIMGDLGQTYDSNLTLTHYEMNPVKGQAVLFVGDLSYADHYEFHDNSRWDSWGRFAERSTAFQPWIWTAGNHELDYEPSIGETKPFKPFLHRYRVPFKESGSTEPLWYSIKRASAYIIVLSSYSAYGMYTPQYQWLLEEFPKVNRKETPWLIVLMHSPWYNSNSYHYMEGETMRVMFEPWFVQYKVDLVFAGHVHAYERSERISNIAYNIVNGECTPAHDQSAPVYITIGDGGNIEGLANNMTEPQPKYSAFREASFGHATLEIKNRTHAYYSWHRNSDGYAVRADTVMFYNRFWHPVDDSTTKNYQ from the exons ATGGGGGTTTACGCTTATTTCTTGGTTCTCCTGCTAACGATCTACCATGGAGCATTCTCCAATGGCGGAATCACAAGCTCTTTCGTTAGGAAAGAAGCTAAATCCATCGACATGCCTTTCCATAGCGATGTCTTCTCTCATCCTCCCGGTTACAATGCCCCTCAACAG GTGCACATAACACAAGGAGACCATGTGGGAAGAGCTGTTATAGTGTCTTGGGTGACTCAAGATGAGCCTGGTTCGAGCACAGTGGTTTATTGGtcccaaaacaataaaaaattcAAGTCAACAGGCAGAATCACTACTTACAAATACTATAATTACACTTCTGGATTCATTCATCACTGCAAAATCAAGAACTTAGAG TTTAACACCAAGTACTATTACGAGGTCGGAAGCGGTGGCACCACACGGCGGTTCTGGTTCACGACTCCTCCGCCGGTCGGACCTGATGTTCCCTACACTTTCGGGATCATGG GGGATCTTGGTCAAACGTATGATTCGAATCTTACCCTTACGCATTATGAAATGAATCCGGTGAAAGGGCAAGCGGTGTTGTTTGTTGGTGATCTATCGTACGCCGATCATTACGAGTTCCATGATAATTCACGATGGGATAGTTGGGGAAGATTCGCTGAACGTAGTACAGCGTTTCAACCATGGATTTGGACTGCTGGAAATCATGAGCTCGATTATGAACCAAGTATC GGTGAAACGAAGCCGTTTAAGCCGTTTCTTCACCGTTACCGAGTCCCTTTTAAGGAATCGGGAAGTACGGAGCCACTTTGGTATTCAATTAAGCGAGCTTCGGCGTATATTATTGTATTGTCTTCTTATTCGGCTTATG GTATGTATACACCTCAATACCAATGGCTCCTTGAGGAGTTCCCAAAGGTGAATAGAAAGGAAACCCCATGGTTAATTGTTCTCATGCATTCTCCATGGTACAATAGTAATAGTTACCATTATATGGAAGGCGAGACCATGAGAGTCATGTTCGAGCCATGGTTCGTGCAATACAAAGTCGATCTTGTGTTCGCCGGTCATGTTCATGCTTATGAACGCTCA GAACGTATATCGAATATTGCATATAACATTGTGAATGGCGAATGCACCCCGGCGCATGACCAATCTGCCCCTGTGTATATAACCATTGGAGACGGCGGAAACATTGAAGGGTTAGCAAACAA TATGACAGAGCCACAACCAAAATATTCAGCATTTAGAGAAGCGAGCTTTGGTCACGCAACATTAGAGATCAAGAATCGAACGCATGCTTATTACAGCTGGCACCGTAATTCAGATGGATATGCTGTTAGAGCCGACACAGTCATGTTTTACAATAGATTTTGGCACCCTGTGGATGATTCTACAACCAAAAACTATCAATAA